From Penaeus vannamei isolate JL-2024 chromosome 37, ASM4276789v1, whole genome shotgun sequence, one genomic window encodes:
- the LOC113807232 gene encoding uncharacterized protein isoform X1 — MDIHSFLEAEIGRMQPPNMAHLPPMPELKRIRRPLVKRSSKVKREAPQPVQSARPTVEPAFVGAVSAASREVPDVPLLPGLKDQPVSSGSNPEVPAVRRISDSQAPSPQGRFLQPASRHERLQQPTAPTQASHYPAPSSQKGFYQPPVPPKGSDYLYEGLGSRMSDYPAMLRLQHMSMMSMTSNIQAPTPCKKSTQPSMPRRVSDWSQQPFQQQRVSRPQAPVPPMVPKPKSPVLPVAPNFQAPPFCEKYQQLPGLPRVPDPFVPSEFSQCPRKVSDQTQSSHVWSQQPRDSNLQIPVSSKISSPQEPFPSTMSQQVSASWVSNPHAPSPWKKLHQPSVSSECSQPLQVFTKVSGPQMPVLPRVTNPQVPVLSSVSNPQELSPCEGFRQPPVLSSEWSQQLSTGHQHPPIKCVAEALQKLPDVPVPSSHGSSQYTHMIPKIPLESKAPIAYNSRKPNFTLQSRAPEFENASKQKQPNMQHALMQNTFLKQQYIQSHAMPQAYQQYQQSNHSVEQAHQKLNYQSPKQPMLNNIYGYRQQDSNLQSFPQLPSGYQRNGTVPCSVPQCRTYQEQIQMTQQYTQRKHTPTEVQPFLQQCQSSHCQPWPSQYNHYQQNLNMHNYQQQIQHKMQNKQHTPPGKIECIQQERQNVNLTKPNYDHRMNERTQPFLEKPVHYMRNPAEQIQYPSLQKNPTREQHENSKPLMQADPKTHQQLCDQKLLYSGWQMNPIFQQREDAQQNTKDGKEANAMLTFQTKYGQKPDHCTDNSKNLVYHASHESVEIYSQVSKIEVAKYSMSKAETKEQNSGQITNSPAFAQTAAMNVACQLSPPATPIDLRKVKEYKTVECPCPLSSIKADPDKLDKSFCKMSHELIQKDSPQEAKPNSRSPISSSETCNEYRSSTQNNTGLIGQAVKEYNLALEHQSAILSPKGFSVPLQPSRNPTIFSPTPPPTPPDERFPEWNKTATDNQRKRAGNDVQESTISSTPSAEDVVEKHSIENSTLPETEISHQSVKCPPNDNSQPIYVATQQVNREQAKISEIRIESSTLPETEISHQSVECPPSDNSQPIHLASQEVNREQVKIPKMLISLNPSGTHFISDEPLPLEDATQSALMSSEEHFADSSRSFVQPKEIVRTERGQRKNKKVGRKSKLQINIPLPERHLTSNQQESPLPVEPSTSVTETSTGDCGIQSLSSTQNETSHYVIEPSCIIDNSCSSMQPKDIVGTEREKKNKKGRKFKPQINMHPEKQLINQQESPSPQEPSTSVTENLTVVCGIQSLSSTQNETSHYATTPSCIINDSMDSQKLSSDNRTTQQLMSEEENVTDNKMSIDENNQTQSIATPPIENSHGFAKQETSTANAGIRNNISKCSVITDKKKPKTVSKHITSSVKMYDCLGSVQFISRCYRTMCFVCNKEVGGKNVINHLFFPHLKCKDCKTIIKSCQAYSLVKRSLRKGKTRTCCSVSGHHNFDRWNVSPVDFLTYKIRKFIAFREDRGYNNQPTEQEVIDEMEKYIKKLLMLQFLKPWKSAIRSCNKYIMTIKQTNSESVKQAKKRERAEDPEKENGKAKKARKSNNKNVRKPLLKTLSETSNTISSSHESCSQIAESTSFDKTTNRSEGTIAIQEQEKKRTTRERTVHKVPSIVTKVIQEPSQAKRSGEPQPMESESSLDAPLLELNDDFLLDSCNMDLLDQMTTYVTISDGP; from the coding sequence GCCGTATGCAACCCCCCAACATGGCCCATCTTCCCCCAATGCCTGAACTCAAGCGAATTCGGCGTCCTTTGGTCAAGAGGTCGTCTAAGGTCAAGAGAGAGGCCCCACAGCCCGTCCAGTCAGCGCGCCCCACAGTAGAACCGGCTTTCGTTGGAGCCGTGTCAGCAGCGTCGAGGGAAGTTCCAGATGTCCCACTGCTGCCGGGCCTCAAAGATCAGCCGGTATCCAGCGGTTCAAATCCTGAAGTGCCAGCGGTGCGGAGGATTTCAGATTCCCAAGCTCCATCGCCCCAGGGGAGGTTTCTTCAGCCAGCGTCACGCCACGAGAGATTGCAGCAACCAACAGCGCCCACCCAGGCTTCGCATTACCCAGCTCCTTCAAGCCAGAAGGGATTTTATCAGCCACCAGTACCACCGAAGGGTTCAGATTACCTCTATGAGGGACTGGGATCAAGGATGTCAGATTATCCAGCTATGTTGCGACTACAACACATGTCAATGATGTCGATGACTTCAAATATTCAAGCCCCAACGCCCTGTAAAAAATCTACACAGCCATCAATGCCTCGGAGGGTTTCAGACTGGTCTCAACAACCATTCCAACAGCAGAGGGTTTCAAGGCCTCAAGCACCAGTGCCGCCAATGGTTCCAAAACCCAAATCACCAGTGTTGCCAGTGGCTCCAAATTTTCAAGCACCACCCTTCTGTGAGAAATATCAACAACTGCCAGGGCTACCAAGAGTTCCGGATCCCTTTGTGCCCAGTGAGTTTTCTCAGTGTCCGAGGAAGGTTTCAGATCAAACTCAGTCCTCCCATGTGTGGTCTCAACAACCACGAGATTCAAATCTTCAGATTCCTGTGTCCTCCAAAATTTCAAGTCCTCAAGAACCATTCCCCAGCACGATGTCTCAACAAGTGTCAGCGTCGTGGGTTTCAAATCCTCATGCACCATCCCCGTGGAAGAAGCTTCACCAACCATCAGTGTCGAGTGAATGTTCTCAACCGTTACAAGTGTTTACGAAGGTTTCAGGACCCCAAATGCCAGTGTTGCCAAGGGTTACAAATCCTCAAGTGCCAGTTTTGTCAAGTGTTTCAAATCCACAAGAGTTATCCCCATGTGAGGGATTTCGACAACCACCAGTGTTGTCGAGTGAGTGGTCTCAACAGCTGTCAACAGGGCATCAACATCCTCCAATTAAATGTGTAGCAGAAGCATTGCAGAAGCTTCCAGATGTCCCGGTGCCGTCCTCCCATGGGAGCTcacaatatacacatatgattCCCAAAATACCATTAGAATCAAAAGCTCCCATTGCGTATAACTCAAGAAAACCAAATTTTACATTACAATCGAGAGCTCCTGAATTTGAGAATGCTAGCAAACAAAAGCAACCAAATATGCAGCATGCCTTAATGCAAAACACATTCTTAAAACAACAATACATTCAGTCACATGCAATGCCACAAGCATATCAACAATATCAGCAAAGTAATCATTCAGTAGAACAAGCTCATCAGAAATTAAACTATCAATCCCCAAAGCAACCAATGTTAAACAATATATATGGTTATAGACAACAAGATTCCAATTTACAGTCATTTCCTCAACTTCCCTCGGGTTATCAAAGAAATGGCACAGTACCTTGTTCAGTGCCTCAGTGCAGAACATATCAGGAACAAATTCAAATGACACAGCAGTATACACAGAGGAAACACACTCCAACAGAGGTTCAACCATTTTTGCAACAGTGCCAAAGTTCTCATTGTCAGCCATGGCCCAGCCAATATAACCATTACCAGCAGAATCTGAATATGCATAACTATCAACAGCAAATTCAGCACAAAATGCAAAACAAACAACATACTCCACCTGGCAAAATTGAATGCATTCAACAAGAGCGTCAAAATGTAAACCTAACGAAGCCTAACTATGATCACAGAATGAATGAAAGGACACAACCCTTCTTGGAAAAGCCTGTACATTATATGAGAAATCCTGCGGAGCAAATCCAATATCCATCATTGCAGAAGAATCCTACAAGAGAACAGCATGAAAACAGTAAGCCTCTAATGCAGGCTGATCCTAAAACGCACCAACAGTTATGTGACCAAAAACTGCTTTATTCAGGATGGCAGATGAATCCCATTTTCCAGCAGAGGGAAGATGCTCAACAAAATACAAAAGATGGTAAAGAGGCTAACGCAATGTTGACATTCCAAACAAAATATGGGCAAAAACCTGACCACTGCACAGATAATTCAAAAAATCTGGTTTACCATGCAAGCCATGAAAGCGTTGAAATCTATTCTCAAGTTTCCAAAATTGAGGTTGCAAAGTACTCTATGTCCAAAGCTGAAACAAAGGAACAGAATTCGGGCCAAATTACAAACTCGCCAGCATTTGCTCAAACAGCCGCCATGAATGTTGCATGCCAACTATCCCCACCCGCAACACCTATAGATTTGCGGAAAGTCAAGGAATATAAAACAGTAGAGTGCCCTTGTCCTCTGTCATCAATCAAGGCTGATCCTGATAAGTTAGATAAGAGCTTTTGTAAAATGTCACATGAACTTATTCAGAAAGACTCGCCACAAGAAGCCAAGCCTAACAGTAGGTCTCCTATATCTAGTAGTGAGACTTGTAATGAATATAGAAGTTCTACCCAAAACAATACGGGCCTCATTGGTCAGGCAGTCAAAGAATATAACTTGGCACTTGAACATCAAAGTGCAATTCTTTCCCCCAAGGGTTTCTCAGTACCTTTACAGCCTTCCAGAAACCCAACAATATTCTCTCCAACTCCTCCGCCGACGCCTCCTGATGAACGGTTTCCAGAATGGAACAAAACGGCTACTgataatcagagaaagagagcagggaaCGATGTTCAAGAATCAACAATTTCTAGTACACCGTCTGCAGAGGATGTAGTCGAGAAACATAGTATAGAAAATTCAACCTTACCAGAAACAGAAATATCCCATCAAAGTGTAAAGTGCCCTCCAAATGACAACAGCCAACCTATATATGTAGCCACACAACAGGTCAACAGAGAGCAAGCAAAAATTTCAGAAATACGTATAGAAAGTTCAACCTTGCCTGAAACAGAAATATCTCATCAAAGTGTAGAGTGTCCTCCAAGTGACAACAGTCAACCTATACATCTAGCCTCACAAGAGGTAAACAGAGAGCAAGTAAAAATTCCAAAAATGCTTATAAGTCTGAATCCTTCTGGTACACACTTCATTTCCGATGAACCATTACCTTTGGAGGATGCCACTCAATCTGCTTTAATGTCAAGTGAAGAGCACTTTGCAGACAGCTCCCGTTCTTTCGTGCAGCCAAAAGAGATTGTGAGAACTGAGAGaggacaaaggaaaaacaaaaaagtaggCAGAAAGTCTAAATTGCAGATAAACATACCTCTCCCTGAAAGACACCTTACGTCAAACCAACAAGAATCACCCTTACCCGTAGAACCTTCAACATCAGTTACAGAAACTTCAACTGGAGACTGTGGCATCCAGAGCTTATCTTCAACGCAAAATGAAACGTCCCATTATGTCATTGAACCATCTTGCATTATAGACAACTCCTGTTCTTCCATGCAGCCTAAAGATATTGTGGgaactgagagagaaaagaaaaacaagaaaggcaGAAAGTTTAAACCACAGATAAACATGCATCCTGAAAAACAACTAATAAACCAACAAGAATCACCTTCACCCCAAGAACCTTCAACATCGGTTACAGAAAATTTAACTGTAGTCTGTGGCATCCAGAGCTTATCTTCAACACAAAATGAAACGTCCCATTATGCCACTACACCATCTTGCATTATAAACGATTCTATGGATTCTCAGAAACTATCCAGTGATAACAGAACCACCCAGCAGCTTATGAGTGAAGAAGAGAATGTGACAGATAATAAAATGTCGATAGATGAGAATAATCAAACACAAAGTATAGCAACCCCTCCCATAGAAAACTCTCATGGATTTGCTAAACAAGAAACTTCTACTGCAAATGCTGGAATACGAAATAACATTAGCAAGTGCTCAGTTATTACAGATAAAAAGAAGCCGAAAACTGTTTCAAAACACATAACAAGTTCTGTTAAAATGTATGACTGCTTAGGGTCGGTACAATTCATTTCTCGTTGTTATCGCACAATGTGTTTTGTGTGCAACAAAGAAGTTGGTGGGAAAAATGTAATAAACCACCTGTTTTTCCCTCACTTGAAATGTAAAGACTGTAAAACCATAATTAAATCATGCCAAGCTTACAGTCTGGTAAAGAGGTCGctaaggaagggaaagacaaggaCCTGCTGCAGTGTATCTGGACACCATAATTTCGATAGATGGAATGTCAGTCCAGTTGACTTTCTGACTTACAAAATAAGGAAGTTCATCGCATTCAGGGAAGACAGAGGCTATAACAATCAGCCGACAGAACAGGAAGTTATAGACGAGATGGAAAAGTACATCAAGAAGCTATTAATGCTACAATTTTTGAAGCCCTGGAAATCTGCAATCCGGAGTTGCAACAAATACATAATGACCATAAAGCAAACAAATTCTGAATCCGTCAAACAagctaagaagagagaaagggccgAAGATccggaaaaagaaaatggaaaggccaaaaaagcaaggaagagcaataacaaaaatgtcCGCAAACCACTTCTCAAGACTCTTTCAGAAACTAGTAATACCATTTCCAGTTCTCATGAATCCTGCAGCCAAATTGCAGAGTCCACAAGCTTCGATAAAACCACTAACAGATCAGAGGGAACGATAGCAATacaagaacaggagaagaaaagaactACAAGGGAAAGGACAGTGCATAAAGTGCCTAGCATTGTGACGAAAGTCATACAGGAACCGTCACAAGCTAAGCGAAGCGGAGAACCTCAACCCATGGAATCGGAATCGAGTCTAGATGCACCCTTACTCGAGCTTAATGACGATTTTCTCCTGGATTCGTGCAACATGGACTTGCTTGATCAAATGACTACCTACGTAACAATATCAGATGGGCCATAA
- the LOC113807232 gene encoding uncharacterized protein isoform X2 — MNSTARDAGRMQPPNMAHLPPMPELKRIRRPLVKRSSKVKREAPQPVQSARPTVEPAFVGAVSAASREVPDVPLLPGLKDQPVSSGSNPEVPAVRRISDSQAPSPQGRFLQPASRHERLQQPTAPTQASHYPAPSSQKGFYQPPVPPKGSDYLYEGLGSRMSDYPAMLRLQHMSMMSMTSNIQAPTPCKKSTQPSMPRRVSDWSQQPFQQQRVSRPQAPVPPMVPKPKSPVLPVAPNFQAPPFCEKYQQLPGLPRVPDPFVPSEFSQCPRKVSDQTQSSHVWSQQPRDSNLQIPVSSKISSPQEPFPSTMSQQVSASWVSNPHAPSPWKKLHQPSVSSECSQPLQVFTKVSGPQMPVLPRVTNPQVPVLSSVSNPQELSPCEGFRQPPVLSSEWSQQLSTGHQHPPIKCVAEALQKLPDVPVPSSHGSSQYTHMIPKIPLESKAPIAYNSRKPNFTLQSRAPEFENASKQKQPNMQHALMQNTFLKQQYIQSHAMPQAYQQYQQSNHSVEQAHQKLNYQSPKQPMLNNIYGYRQQDSNLQSFPQLPSGYQRNGTVPCSVPQCRTYQEQIQMTQQYTQRKHTPTEVQPFLQQCQSSHCQPWPSQYNHYQQNLNMHNYQQQIQHKMQNKQHTPPGKIECIQQERQNVNLTKPNYDHRMNERTQPFLEKPVHYMRNPAEQIQYPSLQKNPTREQHENSKPLMQADPKTHQQLCDQKLLYSGWQMNPIFQQREDAQQNTKDGKEANAMLTFQTKYGQKPDHCTDNSKNLVYHASHESVEIYSQVSKIEVAKYSMSKAETKEQNSGQITNSPAFAQTAAMNVACQLSPPATPIDLRKVKEYKTVECPCPLSSIKADPDKLDKSFCKMSHELIQKDSPQEAKPNSRSPISSSETCNEYRSSTQNNTGLIGQAVKEYNLALEHQSAILSPKGFSVPLQPSRNPTIFSPTPPPTPPDERFPEWNKTATDNQRKRAGNDVQESTISSTPSAEDVVEKHSIENSTLPETEISHQSVKCPPNDNSQPIYVATQQVNREQAKISEIRIESSTLPETEISHQSVECPPSDNSQPIHLASQEVNREQVKIPKMLISLNPSGTHFISDEPLPLEDATQSALMSSEEHFADSSRSFVQPKEIVRTERGQRKNKKVGRKSKLQINIPLPERHLTSNQQESPLPVEPSTSVTETSTGDCGIQSLSSTQNETSHYVIEPSCIIDNSCSSMQPKDIVGTEREKKNKKGRKFKPQINMHPEKQLINQQESPSPQEPSTSVTENLTVVCGIQSLSSTQNETSHYATTPSCIINDSMDSQKLSSDNRTTQQLMSEEENVTDNKMSIDENNQTQSIATPPIENSHGFAKQETSTANAGIRNNISKCSVITDKKKPKTVSKHITSSVKMYDCLGSVQFISRCYRTMCFVCNKEVGGKNVINHLFFPHLKCKDCKTIIKSCQAYSLVKRSLRKGKTRTCCSVSGHHNFDRWNVSPVDFLTYKIRKFIAFREDRGYNNQPTEQEVIDEMEKYIKKLLMLQFLKPWKSAIRSCNKYIMTIKQTNSESVKQAKKRERAEDPEKENGKAKKARKSNNKNVRKPLLKTLSETSNTISSSHESCSQIAESTSFDKTTNRSEGTIAIQEQEKKRTTRERTVHKVPSIVTKVIQEPSQAKRSGEPQPMESESSLDAPLLELNDDFLLDSCNMDLLDQMTTYVTISDGP; from the coding sequence GCCGTATGCAACCCCCCAACATGGCCCATCTTCCCCCAATGCCTGAACTCAAGCGAATTCGGCGTCCTTTGGTCAAGAGGTCGTCTAAGGTCAAGAGAGAGGCCCCACAGCCCGTCCAGTCAGCGCGCCCCACAGTAGAACCGGCTTTCGTTGGAGCCGTGTCAGCAGCGTCGAGGGAAGTTCCAGATGTCCCACTGCTGCCGGGCCTCAAAGATCAGCCGGTATCCAGCGGTTCAAATCCTGAAGTGCCAGCGGTGCGGAGGATTTCAGATTCCCAAGCTCCATCGCCCCAGGGGAGGTTTCTTCAGCCAGCGTCACGCCACGAGAGATTGCAGCAACCAACAGCGCCCACCCAGGCTTCGCATTACCCAGCTCCTTCAAGCCAGAAGGGATTTTATCAGCCACCAGTACCACCGAAGGGTTCAGATTACCTCTATGAGGGACTGGGATCAAGGATGTCAGATTATCCAGCTATGTTGCGACTACAACACATGTCAATGATGTCGATGACTTCAAATATTCAAGCCCCAACGCCCTGTAAAAAATCTACACAGCCATCAATGCCTCGGAGGGTTTCAGACTGGTCTCAACAACCATTCCAACAGCAGAGGGTTTCAAGGCCTCAAGCACCAGTGCCGCCAATGGTTCCAAAACCCAAATCACCAGTGTTGCCAGTGGCTCCAAATTTTCAAGCACCACCCTTCTGTGAGAAATATCAACAACTGCCAGGGCTACCAAGAGTTCCGGATCCCTTTGTGCCCAGTGAGTTTTCTCAGTGTCCGAGGAAGGTTTCAGATCAAACTCAGTCCTCCCATGTGTGGTCTCAACAACCACGAGATTCAAATCTTCAGATTCCTGTGTCCTCCAAAATTTCAAGTCCTCAAGAACCATTCCCCAGCACGATGTCTCAACAAGTGTCAGCGTCGTGGGTTTCAAATCCTCATGCACCATCCCCGTGGAAGAAGCTTCACCAACCATCAGTGTCGAGTGAATGTTCTCAACCGTTACAAGTGTTTACGAAGGTTTCAGGACCCCAAATGCCAGTGTTGCCAAGGGTTACAAATCCTCAAGTGCCAGTTTTGTCAAGTGTTTCAAATCCACAAGAGTTATCCCCATGTGAGGGATTTCGACAACCACCAGTGTTGTCGAGTGAGTGGTCTCAACAGCTGTCAACAGGGCATCAACATCCTCCAATTAAATGTGTAGCAGAAGCATTGCAGAAGCTTCCAGATGTCCCGGTGCCGTCCTCCCATGGGAGCTcacaatatacacatatgattCCCAAAATACCATTAGAATCAAAAGCTCCCATTGCGTATAACTCAAGAAAACCAAATTTTACATTACAATCGAGAGCTCCTGAATTTGAGAATGCTAGCAAACAAAAGCAACCAAATATGCAGCATGCCTTAATGCAAAACACATTCTTAAAACAACAATACATTCAGTCACATGCAATGCCACAAGCATATCAACAATATCAGCAAAGTAATCATTCAGTAGAACAAGCTCATCAGAAATTAAACTATCAATCCCCAAAGCAACCAATGTTAAACAATATATATGGTTATAGACAACAAGATTCCAATTTACAGTCATTTCCTCAACTTCCCTCGGGTTATCAAAGAAATGGCACAGTACCTTGTTCAGTGCCTCAGTGCAGAACATATCAGGAACAAATTCAAATGACACAGCAGTATACACAGAGGAAACACACTCCAACAGAGGTTCAACCATTTTTGCAACAGTGCCAAAGTTCTCATTGTCAGCCATGGCCCAGCCAATATAACCATTACCAGCAGAATCTGAATATGCATAACTATCAACAGCAAATTCAGCACAAAATGCAAAACAAACAACATACTCCACCTGGCAAAATTGAATGCATTCAACAAGAGCGTCAAAATGTAAACCTAACGAAGCCTAACTATGATCACAGAATGAATGAAAGGACACAACCCTTCTTGGAAAAGCCTGTACATTATATGAGAAATCCTGCGGAGCAAATCCAATATCCATCATTGCAGAAGAATCCTACAAGAGAACAGCATGAAAACAGTAAGCCTCTAATGCAGGCTGATCCTAAAACGCACCAACAGTTATGTGACCAAAAACTGCTTTATTCAGGATGGCAGATGAATCCCATTTTCCAGCAGAGGGAAGATGCTCAACAAAATACAAAAGATGGTAAAGAGGCTAACGCAATGTTGACATTCCAAACAAAATATGGGCAAAAACCTGACCACTGCACAGATAATTCAAAAAATCTGGTTTACCATGCAAGCCATGAAAGCGTTGAAATCTATTCTCAAGTTTCCAAAATTGAGGTTGCAAAGTACTCTATGTCCAAAGCTGAAACAAAGGAACAGAATTCGGGCCAAATTACAAACTCGCCAGCATTTGCTCAAACAGCCGCCATGAATGTTGCATGCCAACTATCCCCACCCGCAACACCTATAGATTTGCGGAAAGTCAAGGAATATAAAACAGTAGAGTGCCCTTGTCCTCTGTCATCAATCAAGGCTGATCCTGATAAGTTAGATAAGAGCTTTTGTAAAATGTCACATGAACTTATTCAGAAAGACTCGCCACAAGAAGCCAAGCCTAACAGTAGGTCTCCTATATCTAGTAGTGAGACTTGTAATGAATATAGAAGTTCTACCCAAAACAATACGGGCCTCATTGGTCAGGCAGTCAAAGAATATAACTTGGCACTTGAACATCAAAGTGCAATTCTTTCCCCCAAGGGTTTCTCAGTACCTTTACAGCCTTCCAGAAACCCAACAATATTCTCTCCAACTCCTCCGCCGACGCCTCCTGATGAACGGTTTCCAGAATGGAACAAAACGGCTACTgataatcagagaaagagagcagggaaCGATGTTCAAGAATCAACAATTTCTAGTACACCGTCTGCAGAGGATGTAGTCGAGAAACATAGTATAGAAAATTCAACCTTACCAGAAACAGAAATATCCCATCAAAGTGTAAAGTGCCCTCCAAATGACAACAGCCAACCTATATATGTAGCCACACAACAGGTCAACAGAGAGCAAGCAAAAATTTCAGAAATACGTATAGAAAGTTCAACCTTGCCTGAAACAGAAATATCTCATCAAAGTGTAGAGTGTCCTCCAAGTGACAACAGTCAACCTATACATCTAGCCTCACAAGAGGTAAACAGAGAGCAAGTAAAAATTCCAAAAATGCTTATAAGTCTGAATCCTTCTGGTACACACTTCATTTCCGATGAACCATTACCTTTGGAGGATGCCACTCAATCTGCTTTAATGTCAAGTGAAGAGCACTTTGCAGACAGCTCCCGTTCTTTCGTGCAGCCAAAAGAGATTGTGAGAACTGAGAGaggacaaaggaaaaacaaaaaagtaggCAGAAAGTCTAAATTGCAGATAAACATACCTCTCCCTGAAAGACACCTTACGTCAAACCAACAAGAATCACCCTTACCCGTAGAACCTTCAACATCAGTTACAGAAACTTCAACTGGAGACTGTGGCATCCAGAGCTTATCTTCAACGCAAAATGAAACGTCCCATTATGTCATTGAACCATCTTGCATTATAGACAACTCCTGTTCTTCCATGCAGCCTAAAGATATTGTGGgaactgagagagaaaagaaaaacaagaaaggcaGAAAGTTTAAACCACAGATAAACATGCATCCTGAAAAACAACTAATAAACCAACAAGAATCACCTTCACCCCAAGAACCTTCAACATCGGTTACAGAAAATTTAACTGTAGTCTGTGGCATCCAGAGCTTATCTTCAACACAAAATGAAACGTCCCATTATGCCACTACACCATCTTGCATTATAAACGATTCTATGGATTCTCAGAAACTATCCAGTGATAACAGAACCACCCAGCAGCTTATGAGTGAAGAAGAGAATGTGACAGATAATAAAATGTCGATAGATGAGAATAATCAAACACAAAGTATAGCAACCCCTCCCATAGAAAACTCTCATGGATTTGCTAAACAAGAAACTTCTACTGCAAATGCTGGAATACGAAATAACATTAGCAAGTGCTCAGTTATTACAGATAAAAAGAAGCCGAAAACTGTTTCAAAACACATAACAAGTTCTGTTAAAATGTATGACTGCTTAGGGTCGGTACAATTCATTTCTCGTTGTTATCGCACAATGTGTTTTGTGTGCAACAAAGAAGTTGGTGGGAAAAATGTAATAAACCACCTGTTTTTCCCTCACTTGAAATGTAAAGACTGTAAAACCATAATTAAATCATGCCAAGCTTACAGTCTGGTAAAGAGGTCGctaaggaagggaaagacaaggaCCTGCTGCAGTGTATCTGGACACCATAATTTCGATAGATGGAATGTCAGTCCAGTTGACTTTCTGACTTACAAAATAAGGAAGTTCATCGCATTCAGGGAAGACAGAGGCTATAACAATCAGCCGACAGAACAGGAAGTTATAGACGAGATGGAAAAGTACATCAAGAAGCTATTAATGCTACAATTTTTGAAGCCCTGGAAATCTGCAATCCGGAGTTGCAACAAATACATAATGACCATAAAGCAAACAAATTCTGAATCCGTCAAACAagctaagaagagagaaagggccgAAGATccggaaaaagaaaatggaaaggccaaaaaagcaaggaagagcaataacaaaaatgtcCGCAAACCACTTCTCAAGACTCTTTCAGAAACTAGTAATACCATTTCCAGTTCTCATGAATCCTGCAGCCAAATTGCAGAGTCCACAAGCTTCGATAAAACCACTAACAGATCAGAGGGAACGATAGCAATacaagaacaggagaagaaaagaactACAAGGGAAAGGACAGTGCATAAAGTGCCTAGCATTGTGACGAAAGTCATACAGGAACCGTCACAAGCTAAGCGAAGCGGAGAACCTCAACCCATGGAATCGGAATCGAGTCTAGATGCACCCTTACTCGAGCTTAATGACGATTTTCTCCTGGATTCGTGCAACATGGACTTGCTTGATCAAATGACTACCTACGTAACAATATCAGATGGGCCATAA